One Rhizobiales bacterium GAS188 DNA window includes the following coding sequences:
- a CDS encoding monosaccharide ABC transporter substrate-binding protein, CUT2 family translates to MRFSTMLLAGTALALTGLAPLAALAQDAPGKGVTIYMQMGGNPGDGATLARQTGAGAAAKALGVDKLNAQFSAWAPEKMIEQFKQALAAKPSCIVIMGHPGSDAFKDLVTQAAAQGVVVTDGNSPLSPLQQQFGAQGFGYAGVDLYEGGSLTAREMIKAGNLKSGDKAMVYGVFSQAERGLSEKGLADTLEKAGLKVERLEITQEANSDASLAVPVLAAYVQKTPDLKAIGTQHGGITSVLQEVLKKAGKKPGEITVGGIDLAPATIDGLKSGYISVTLDQLLYLQGFMPVVQCVLTAKYKMPGLALNTGAGVVTPKSIDGLVSLIEAGIR, encoded by the coding sequence ATGCGGTTTTCGACGATGCTACTTGCAGGAACGGCGCTGGCGCTCACTGGTCTCGCGCCTCTCGCCGCCTTGGCGCAGGACGCGCCGGGAAAGGGCGTGACCATCTACATGCAGATGGGCGGCAATCCGGGCGACGGCGCGACCTTGGCGCGCCAGACAGGCGCAGGCGCTGCCGCGAAGGCGCTCGGCGTCGACAAGCTCAACGCCCAGTTCTCGGCCTGGGCGCCGGAGAAGATGATCGAGCAGTTCAAGCAGGCGCTCGCCGCCAAGCCCTCCTGCATCGTCATCATGGGCCATCCGGGCTCGGATGCCTTCAAGGATCTCGTCACCCAGGCGGCGGCGCAAGGCGTGGTGGTCACCGACGGCAATTCGCCGCTCTCGCCGCTGCAGCAGCAATTCGGCGCCCAGGGTTTTGGTTATGCGGGGGTCGATCTCTATGAAGGCGGGTCGCTGACGGCACGCGAGATGATCAAGGCCGGCAATCTCAAGAGCGGCGACAAGGCCATGGTCTATGGCGTCTTCAGCCAGGCCGAGCGCGGCCTCTCGGAGAAAGGCCTCGCCGACACGCTGGAGAAGGCCGGGCTCAAGGTCGAGCGGCTCGAGATCACCCAGGAGGCGAATTCCGATGCGTCGCTCGCCGTGCCGGTGCTCGCCGCCTATGTGCAGAAGACCCCCGATCTGAAGGCGATCGGCACCCAGCATGGCGGCATCACCAGCGTGCTCCAGGAGGTTCTCAAGAAGGCCGGCAAGAAGCCGGGCGAGATCACGGTCGGCGGCATCGACCTCGCGCCGGCGACGATCGATGGCCTGAAATCTGGCTATATCTCCGTGACCCTCGACCAGCTCCTCTATCTGCAAGGCTTCATGCCGGTGGTGCAATGCGTGCTGACGGCGAAATACAAGATGCCGGGCCTCGCCTTGAACACCGGCGCCGGCGTGGTGACGCCGAAAAGCATCGACGGGCTCGTCTCGCTGATCGAGGCGGGCATCAGGTGA